Proteins from one Peromyscus eremicus unplaced genomic scaffold, PerEre_H2_v1 PerEre#2#chr22_unloc_1, whole genome shotgun sequence genomic window:
- the LOC131900641 gene encoding olfactory receptor 1I1, with the protein MEPRNQTVLEFHLMGLSENPDLQPILFGLFLSMYLVTVLGNLLIILAIVSDSHLHTPMYFFLCNLSLVDIFFSSTTVPKMLVNIHTQSTAIPFTGCLAQMYAFHLFGTMDSFLLAVMAIDRLVAIAYPLRYSVLMSPHICGLLVGGPWVITNLQSLVHTCLMAQLTFCAGSEIPHFFCDLMPLLKLSCSDTHTNELVIFAFGIIMGLSPLSCILVSYICIFRAVFRIPSAQGKWKAFSTCGSHLTVVSLFYGTIFAVYLQPASPTSSQKDKTAALMCGVVIPTLNPFIYSLRNKNMKTALRKLVMVRRLHSP; encoded by the coding sequence ATGGAACCAAGAAACCAAACAGTCTTGGAATTCCATCTCATGGGACTCTCAGAGAATCCAGACCTGCAGCCCATCCTCTTTGGACTCTTCCTGTCCATGTATCTGGTCACTGTCCTTGGGAACCTGCTCATCATCCTGGCAATCGTCTCAGACTCTCACCTGCACACACCCATGTATTTCTTCCTCTGCAACCTGTCCCTGGTTGACATCTTTTTCTCCTCCACCACCGTCCCCAAGATGCTAGTGAACATCCACACCCAGAGCACAGCCATCCCTTTCACAGGCTGCCTTGCTCAAATGTATGCCTTCCACCTCTTTGGGACTATGGACAGCTTCCTCCTGGCAGTGATGGCCATTGACCGGCTGGTGGCCATTGCCTACCCACTACGTTACTCAGTGCTCATGAGCCCCCATATCTGTGGGCTATTGGTGGGTGGGCCATGGGTGATCACGAATCTCCAATCCCTGGTACACACCTGCCTCATGGCCCAACTGACGTTCTGTGCGGGGTCAGAAATCCCTCACTTCTTCTGTGATCTCATGCCCCTCCTGAAACTCTCCtgctcagacacacacaccaatgaGTTAGTGATCTTCGCTTTCGGCATCATCATGGGCCTCAGCCCACTGTCCTGCATCCTAGTCTCCTACATCTGCATTTTCAGGGCAGTCTTCCGGATCCCTTCGGCTCAGGGCAAGTGGAAAGCCTTCTCTACTTGCGGCTCACACCTCACTGTGGTGTCACTGTTCTATGGGACCATCTTCGCCGTGTACTTACAGCCAgcatcccccacctcctcccagaaAGACAAGACAGCTGCTTTGATGTGTGGGGTGGTCATCCCCACACTGAACCCCTTTATCTACAGCCTAAGGAACAAGAATATGAAGACAGCTCTGAGGAAGCTTG